A region of Capra hircus breed San Clemente chromosome 11, ASM170441v1, whole genome shotgun sequence DNA encodes the following proteins:
- the DPY30 gene encoding protein dpy-30 homolog, whose translation MEPEQMLEGQTQVAENPHSEYGLTDNVERIVENEKINAEKSSKQKVDLQSLPTRAYLDQTVVPILLQGLAVLAKERPPNPIEFLASYLLKNKAQFEDRN comes from the exons ATGGAGCCAGAGCAGATGCTGGAGGGACAGACGCAG gTTGCAGAAAATCCCCACTCTGAATATGGTCTCACAGACAACGTCGAG aGGAtagtagaaaatgagaaaattaacgCAGAAAagtcatcaaaacagaaagtgGATCTCCAGTCTTTGCCAACTCGTGCCTATCTGGATCAGACAGTTGTGCCTATCTTATTACAAGGACTTGCTGTACTTGCAAAGGAAAG aCCACCAAATCCCATTGAATTTCTAGCAtcgtatcttttaaaaaacaaggcACAGTTTGAAGATCGAAACTGA